One segment of Alnus glutinosa chromosome 2, dhAlnGlut1.1, whole genome shotgun sequence DNA contains the following:
- the LOC133861895 gene encoding 21 kDa protein-like produces MEGLFSKLLVTSLLILLAIGSNKSSSLVAMANPTSTEFIRTSCRSTTYPRLCFSSLSIHANLIRTSPRILASTALYVALSSVNSTSSAMVKLSKSPGMSHRVIGAMKDCVEELGDSVEELQRSIGEMSKLRSSNFQLFMSDIQTWVSAALTDENTCTDGFAGNAMNGKVKTIVRGKIVTVAQLTSNSLALINQYASRHG; encoded by the coding sequence atgGAAGGTTTATTTTCTAAACTTTTGGTGACATCGCTTCTCATACTACTTGCCATTGGCTCCAATAAAAGCTCAAGCTTAGTCGCCATGGCTAACCCAACAAGCACCGAGTTTATTAGAACGTCTTGCAGATCAACAACCTATCCAAGACTCTGCTTTAGCTCTCTCTCTATCCATGCTAATTTGATCCGAACAAGCCCTCGGATTCTGGCCAGCACAGCCCTCTATGTGGCTCTTTCATCGGTAAACTCGACCTCTTCTGCGATGGTGAAGCTCTCAAAAAGTCCGGGAATGAGCCATAGAGTGATTGGCGCCATGAAGGACTGCGTTGAGGAGTTAGGCGATTCGGTGGAGGAGCTTCAGAGGTCTATAGGTGAGATGAGCAAACTGAGGAGCTCTAATTTTCAGTTGTTTATGAGTGACATACAAACTTGGGTTAGCGCTGCCTTGACGGATGAGAATACGTGCACTGATGGGTTTGCAGGGAATGCCATGAATGGGAAGGTGAAGACCATTGTTAGGGGCAAGATTGTGACCGTTGCACAATTGACTAGCAATTCCTTGGCTTTGATTAATCAATATGCCTCTCGTCatggttaa
- the LOC133861897 gene encoding uncharacterized protein LOC133861897, whose product MQQRKSASGRPSGTDGSDFSYRMVVDSRYQKVASGKSRLYALILTQATIQLIGAVFTVLSTSKEGPDRLAISAITAGFVSLIIGELGRRRSRASFLKIYMVASTAMILFWIACVAQSNSMLEVIQDLKKWEAKKLELLEIARILFGLVIQIFAIGTTISLIGNMSPPKRAS is encoded by the exons ATGCAGCAAAGAAAATCAGCGTCTGGGAGACCTTCTGGGACGGACGGCTCAGATTTCTCCTATCGTATGGTCGTCGATTCAC GGTATCAAAAGGTAGCTTCAGGGAAGTCTCGTCTCTACGCTCTGATTTTAACTCAG GCTACCATTCAATTAATTGGAGCTGTATTCACGGTTCTGTCAACGTCAAAGGAGGGTCCAGACAGACTTGCTATTTCAGCTATTACTGctggttttgtttctttgatAATAGGGGAATTAG GTCGAAGACGTAGCCGAGCAAGTTTCTTGAAAATCTACATGGTTGCATCTACTGCCATGATACTTTTCTGGATTGCCTGTGTTGCTCAGAGCAATTCTATGTTAGAG GTTATCCAAGATCTAAAGAAATGGGAAGCGAAAAAGTTGGAACTTCTGGAGATTGCACGCATTCTATTTG GATTGGTGATACAGATATTTGCAATTGGCACAACAATTTCTCTTATTGGTAACATGTCTCCTCCCAAAAGGGCCTCTTAA